The Theileria annulata chromosome 2, complete sequence, *** SEQUENCING IN PROGRESS *** genomic sequence AATccattaaaaataaatcaaaatcTATACTTGttgtaatttaatatatttggtTTAGCAGTAAATCTATGTTCTAGTGTTAAGCTCATGGAGTGCATAAACAACTTACCAACACATAAATTGACCgacaaattatttcatcaaCACATTGgtttttaaacaaaaaattgttaaataacCATTTATTAGAGATtatgttaataaaataagttggtaaaataaattaatattacgGGAAGGTGAATTGAGTTACATAACTGTCAACAGAAACAGTATCTAGTCTTTGCTTTTTCCTGATTTTTTTCTTAAACTCCTCGACATTTCCCATGAAGGTCAAAGGCATCATATCATTATATCCTCGGGGAAAGATATTCTCATTGCTTTGGTATTTCTTGACGACGGAAGGTTTCAGAAGCCTACTGACGTCAGAGAACCATGCGTGTTTCAGAGCCTCCTTGGCTGTGATCCTATCACTTGGTAGAAATTTGAGCATTTTTACGAAGAGGTCAAGTCCAGTTTCGCTTATAAGTTGTCTTCCGAAATGGTCAGTGAATATCTTCCTCAGACTATCGTATGGGTCTCTCTCAATATGAGGAATACTCTCCTAAACTCCTTTTAATGAAACAGACACTTACCGTCAAGTACTTAAACTGTTTCGACAAATTCTGCACCTCCGATATCGGCGAACATCCTACCGTGCTTATAATCCTCATCAAAACACTGAACTCTGTCCTTCCTCTAAACATCGGTTTCCCCAGTAGGCATTCTcctataaattcatttcttACTTTTTAATATCAAGTACAATATTTGAATATCACTCtagaaaatatttgaatatattaaactagtatatttttatatggATTTATAAGACTAACCTACGGTAACGGCAGCTGACCAGATATCAACAGAAGTAGTGTATTTGCAATCTCCGAGGAGAAGTTCAGGTGGTCTGTACAGAAGTGTAATGACCTCTTCAGTCATTGAAGATAAGTATCTAGCAGGTACAATAGTTGAGAGTCCGAGGTCTGCGATTTTAACTTGCCTATAATCAGTTATTGGCGTCAAACTAACCATTTTTGTGGAGATTTGTTGGTTGTAAAGGAGTCAAAGTCATCTATTGACTTTTTAAGAAGTATATTCTGAGGCTTAATATCCCTGTGAATTATACGATTGGAATGCAGATAAGCCAGGCCTTGTAAAATTTGGTACATTATGACCTTAGCAATGTCCTCTTCAAGGCCTGGTAAGGGTATTTTTCCCTTTTTCTGAGTGTTGTTCTTCACCTTCTCCTtcaaatatacattttgAGAGTAGTTGATAATATCCTGAACTCTAAAGTCGTTCGTCTTAGACTGGTTCACCACGCAAGTTATTAAGTCAATCTGGTGATCTTTATATCTATCATTGTTTTCCTTAATGAAATTACTCAAGTCCATATCACACAGTTCAAATATTAGGTAAAACACAAGTGATGTTTCTGAGGGTGACTGGCCTGGTTGAGGGTTAGGGACTGGTGAATTTTCAATTGCAGAACAGTAGTCGTACAGTCTTACGATGTTTGTGTGAGGTCTTTTAAGCGATCTTAAGGCGTGGAGTTCCTTTATAGTATTCTGTTCGAGTCCAAATATGTTAATTACTGGAAATGTAGCCTGCTTGACTCTTTTAACTGCGAACCTTTTTGAGGGTTCATTTCTCAGATAACATAAAAATACATCACCATAAACACCTTTTCCAATCTTCTTAGAAAAGGTTAGTAAGTCTGCTATGTTTGCAGCCTTTAAATTACTCTCAATTCTGAACCAATTCGGGTCATACGAGTCGATATAGCTGGACGAATTATCGTACTTACTCAAGTAATTATCTACAGCATCATCAAAAATGTGGTCATCTCTATCAAGAACTGTGCTAAATGAGTTTTTCTTTGGTGGTTgattatcaaaattataagGCAGTCCTGAATTAGATGAAAGTGAGTtgtttaatgaaattttgCTCATTTTCCACCAGAATccaaatgaaaattaaaattaattttagattctggccaaattataaataatttcagGAGATGCTAGTGAATATTAGGGAAAGCTAAAAGTTACACATTACGATAAAAAGTGAATATTGGGGAGTGAAATGGCTGTAAAACATGTAAAATCATCTTTTATTAATcaaaaaactaaaataaattaaatgtacacaaattaattataaattaattataaatgtttCAACACTTCCCCATGgttagaaaaaatattaatatcagagaatatattaattaatggaGTCGGAAACTGTTTTAAGAGGCAAATTAATTGTCTTTGAAGGGATCGATAGGTTcttttattaatgtttataaaattcACTTTTAGATCTGGAAAATCAACGCAGATTAATTTACTATCGCAAAAATTGTCAGaggaaaatattaaaaatgaagtATTATCCTTTCCATGTAAGAgttgatattattttcaaattgtgtgtaaattatttagataAAACAACTCCTACTGGAAAACTCTTGAGGGAGTATCTAAGAAATAGAGACGAGTCAATACCAAAACAGGCACTCCATCTCCTATTTTCAGCAAATAGATGGGAAGTCatgtattttataatcTATTTATAATCTTTAAACATGTTTAGGAATAGAATCATCAAGTTGTTAAAGTCAGGCACACATGTAATAACTGATAGATATGCGTTCTCAGGAATAGCATATTCTGTTGGCGCAGAGGTTcgtttattattttatcaagTATTTCCACAGGGACTTGATTTCAATTGGTGTTTGATACCTGATACTGGAATAGTAGAACCTGATGTAGTTTTTTACATGGATCTGGCTCCTGAATGTTCTTCCGCAAGAGGAAATTTCGGTAAATTTACATAAGAGTGAAAATATGGGTTTAGGATCAGAAATCTATGAGAATCTCGAACACATGGAAAATGTGTATGAGGTTTTCAAAAGATTCGGAAACCTTTCATATTGGAATATCATAAAGGCACATGATGACCAAAaggtttaaaaattaatattttaataaactgTTTAGCAAATTCATCATAAAATCTATTCAATTGCAAAAAAGGTAATTGAACCTTCTAACAAATGTTTATCCTTCCTACACTTTTAACATATGTTTCGCAAATCAATcatgtataatataattctcaattgatttattttttaattagtgtcaatttttttaattatataacgACTATATTCCCACACCCGATACCTTtgtgaatattttaattatattgaCATTTTTTGTAtcatattatacatatttaaatttacattatttttaataatttattttaattgtttttaatGTGACCGGGTTACAACTGTATTTTATACCATTTCATACTCATGTTCAaacattttcaaaaattatgataaactatttttaaaacaataGACCACAATGTCTTCACTGTTTAACCAGAACCAGAATCCGCAAGTCAACACCGGGGGTGGATTTTTGGGCAGcacatataattttttaaataaccCAGGAACTGGACTAAATAACCCACCAGGGTACCAAAACGTAGGTTTAGGCAACTTTCCACAACAGCAAGTACTTGACTCCAGGTCGTCAGTCCGCCAGCTCACGACCTTGATTCCAGAATGGAAGGGACATTTTGACCTGGCGGATGTACTAATGACATCGCAGGAGCAACATTTAAACAACGTAAGCATGATGGTATCACAGTTATATGAACTTTACTCGAAGTTTCAAACAACATTCGATTATGTAAAAACATCACTTAATGATATAAACCTGCAACAAGATAAGTTAAACGAAGATTTGAATGAAAGGTTGAAGTGTCAAGACCTACAGAATCTAGTGACGATAAAGTCAAGAAGATTGTGTGAAAATGTAATTAACAAGAGAGGAACAAATGATATGTCCTCAGTTTTCAGAATACCAAACCATATTAACGTTCAGTTGTCAAGAGAATTGTACGAAAGAGTACGACAGTTCAGAAGCGAAGTCGAGTATATCCAAAACGAGGTTCAACTTTTGAAGGAAATCGACGTGTTTCAAGCACCAAACTTTATAGAATCGGTTCTAAATAGTCATAAAGTTAGGATTAAAACACTAGGAGATATGCTGTCAAACCATTTGAAAAGGGCTGAAAAATCACTTAACAAGGACTTAAAATCACATCTTTGGTCAGGAATTTCATATGAACCAAGTGTTCTGAGGTCAGATTTCCTAAACGCAATAGGACTTGACAAACCAAAACCACCAGAACCCGACACTTCTCAGAACTCAGAAGTTAAGAAACAGATTCGTTACCTCAGGAACTTTAACTCTTCATATAATGACCCCAACTTCCCTTACCTAAAGGATTACGGATACAACATCAAGGATTTACTCACAAACTTTGTTCCCAATCAAAATGTTTCACTTCAAGGCGTTAACATGGCTACTCCTAATACTAGTTCTTTATTTGGTACTTCTCAATTTGGATCCTCAAATTTGACTACACCCTTTGGAACAACCGCCGGAACTTCACAGCCTGGAGGTTTATTTGGTAGTTCCCAACCTGTTACTACTCAACCAACAGGACTATTTGGTAATACTGGTTCTGGTTTATTCGGTGCCAGTACTGGGCTGGGTGCTACTACTGGCCTTGGATCAACTAGTGCCACAACTGGTACTGGATTATTTGGTAGTACAACCGATCCCGGTTCAACTACTGGTATCACAGGTTCAGGGCTATTCGGTAGTACTACAAATCAAACTGCAACTACACAACCCGGAGGGTTATTTGGTTCAAATACCGGAACAACAACCGGCACCGGTTTATTTGGTTCTACTACTAGCCTAGGAACAACTACTGGAACTACAACTGGGTCTGGTTTGTTTGGTAGTACATCTGGAACAACTGGAACAGGATTTGGGAATACAGGTAGTTCTGGAACTGGATTGTTTGGATCAAATACTTCAACTACTGGAACTTCACAGCCTGGAGGATTATTTGGAACTACTCAAACAGGCACCACGGGTACTGGTCTATTCGGATCAACAACTGGTACGACTGGCTCGGGTTTATTTGGTAATACCACAGGCCTTGGATCGACAACTGGAACAACAACTGGTTCGGGTTTATTCGGTAGCACAAATACCAGTTCCGCTTTTGGCACCACGGGTACTACAGGCACTGGGCTATTTGGATCAACTAATACCACAACTGGGTCAGCATTTGGCAATACAAATACTGGAACATTTGGTGCAACTAATACTGGGACAGGATTTAGTTCAAGTACTACTTCAGGCCTATTCGGCAACACCAGTACATCTTCTGGGTTTTGTACAAACACTGGTACCAGTTTCGGTACTGGCGGATCAAGTTTGTTTGGTAGTAACCAGCAAAAATCAACAGGCACAGCCTTGGCTATATATAATCCCAACCCAAACACCGGTCTAGGTTCTTTTAATAGGACTTGAAATATTCCactcaattttaaaatcaacaTAATCACTTCTTTATACTCTttataatgatttatttaaattatttactttCCATAAtgttgtatataattaaattactaGAGTctgaatatttaatatattatcaaaatattaagGGGTAAATTAGGGACtaaacataaaaataaaaacaaaatttacCCAATTAATATGAtgattaaataaaattacatataTTTAAGACAAAATTTTCTCTTGgtttaacaattttaaaattttatattgaaTTGGCTAGCTGTTAATAGGTGTCTAGGGTGCCGTTTAGACATGGCTAGctaattattagaaaattagaaaaagtttagaaaaaatatttaaaaatgtttcCTCAAGTGGTCCAAGCTCCATATCCTAAATACCTAGCAATTCTAAGGAATGGGAAACCATATGTGATTAGAAAGAATAGCTTAAGTGAGCCTTGGTATAATATAACACACTTGAGATAtgatattgaaaaattactATTCAATCCCAAGCTCGCTCAAAATTCCTCCTGAAATATCTCTATACAAAACAAATGAACAGGGTGAGACTTTGAGACTGAGTCTTCAGGAGTACAGGGTCCAGTTATATGAAACCAAAGGATTTAGATATGTAGTTAACGAAGAAGTTACTTGCACTGAACTTAGACATAATGGGACAGTAGTTTGGAGATACACAGGAGGAATACTTCCCTTATCATTTGTCTATTTctttaaagaaaataaaacGATTTCCGTTGCTTACAAAACTGGGACTTGTAGTTACCAACTTCAAAAGGGCAAATGGGTTGCAACTGAAACCACTAATACCAATTAATCTACccaattatatacattatatacacgtatatataatattgtatataagGCGTGTTTGAgaataaaaagaaattaagCAACAAGAACACAGGCTCCTCCAGCCTCTTTAATCTTTCTTTCTGCAGTCTTACTAAAGAGGCGCGCCTTTACAACAAGGGGGCGCGGAGGCATATTGCCAGTTCCAAGGACTTTAAAGTATCCACTCTGCATAACATCCAAAACGGGGGCCATATCAGGCTTATCAGCGTATTCCTTACGTGTTTCCTCAGGAACCAAATCCCAAAGCTGATTTACATTCACAGTCCTCATGAAATACTGGTTTCTGAGCTTGTGGAAATGCCTCATTCCAACCTAAAAAgtaatatgaaaattattttttacctTTCCGAAGTAACCGGGATGGAACTTATCAAACAAAATCCTGTGATGACTGTCACCACCGGCCTTACCACGACCTCCTGGATGTTTTCTGTGTTTTCCAACTCTTCCATGTCCCGCTGAGACGTGACCTCTAAGTTTACgtgattttttaaatcttgtAGTCATTTTTcagaataaaattaatcaagAGCTGGGATTGAAACGGAAGTTGAAAAATCTGGACAAATGGATAAATAACTCTATGGAATCTGGTACGATAAAGttagaaatattttttaaactaCAGATAAAAAGAATTATATAGATATTAAGGAGAAATatctttaatttaattatttgcGGAATCGATTCCCCATGAGAAGAATCACCCGATAATGAAAAGTTGACATGGAATGTgtagaaataaaaaattacaaacTTAAAAAACAATCACTATATTACACcatttatgaaaataaatttgcGTTACAGGGTTTATTTATGACCACATTCCTAAAAACACACtctacaaatttatatacaattccattattttagtaaaaaCTTCTTTTCTCAGTATTTGTTTATTCAACTGACTTTCAAACCTTGGACACTTTGAGATTCTATGACCAGCCTCTATTCAATATCCACAACCCTTAAACCCTCTACTTTCCTGTGTTTCCTTATTTACTCCAGTCGTTTACTGTGAGTGTTCTTCACTCACatgtatatttttcaaaaattcTGGTATCTCCTCCTCAGACTCAATTAGAATTGACTTCAAATTCCCAAGGGAATTATTATCCTCTGAGCCATCCAACAGCGTTGTTGCAAGGCCTAACTTAATATTAACTCTATTTATTTATGATTAAATACCTCTTTCTCCTCTTCTTCCAGTTCTCCCAATTCGGTGTACATAATTTTCGACATCTCTGGGAAGGTCAAAGTTGATTACATGGTGTATTGAGGGGAAGTCTAGCCCCTTGGAGGCGACATCAGTGCCAATTAGCACATCTTTTTTATGGTTCTTAAAGTCTGAAATGGATTCCATTCTCTCCTCCTGGCTAAGTCCGCCGTGGATAGCAGATACTTCAACTCCTTTGAGAATGAGGTACTCGTTAATAATCTCAACGTCCGCCTTATTTTCACAGAAGATCAACACCGGAGGTGGTGTTTTCTTAAGGCACTGAAGCAACATTGGAAGCTTCGATTCCTTTGGAACTAGAATTAATAGCTGCTTTACATTCTTGTTAGGTGATCCTGGTAGACCAACGTTGACCAGAATCGGGTTAGTCAGTGCTGATTTAGCGAATTCTTGAATTTTAATTGACATCGTTGCTGAAAAAAGCAAGGTCTGATGCTGGTTGTTAAAGTGGTTAAATATACCATTTATTTCAGTATCAAACCCCAAATCTATTGTcctataatttattaaatctatTGAAATTCcaactaattaaatatattgaaatatGTATAATGGGAAAAATACGTACCTATCTGCTTCATCAAAGCAGAGGTATCTGCACTGTGTCAAATTGATAATTCTGGAGTTTAGGAAGTAATTAAGTCTTCCTGGCGTGGCAATAACCATGTGAACTCCAGATTTGATGGTAAATTCCTGGTCCTTGATGTCAGTTCCTCCGATAACACATGAGCAATAAAGCTTGGGTCCTCcgtaattataaatatatccGGTAAAGTACTTGGTTATGTCGGAAATTTGTGAAGCGAGTTCTCGAGAAGGGCAAATTACAAGACCAAAAGGACCTTCTCTGGATTCAATTGGAAGTCTGAGTTCAATTTCCCAAGACTGCATTATCATTGGAATAACAAAAACCAGAGTCTTTCCAGTCCCTAATAAGCATTAAATCTGTTTAAAGTACCTGTCGATGACACGCCTATAACGTCTCTTCCCAGTAGAACTGAGGGTAACGCCTGCATCTGGATTTTAGTAGGCTCGAATATTTTCTTATGGTTTAAGGCCTTCAATATTGGTTTTGGGAGCTTCATATCCTCAAAGTTAAGAATTGGAGGAGGTACCTGGTCCCCAGAAACGTCAATTAAAAGAGCATTTCTGATCGAATCAACCACATTGGAGTCAACAGCCAAGTATTTAAATggtattttgtaaattgaATCAATTGGAGAACCATAAACTGTGGCCTTTGGCAGGTCCTTATCAGGTACATTGGTGAAATTAATGGAACCTGTGACCTAAAACGTtgaatgaaaatataataatttaacataCTGAGCCagtaatattatcatttttaatttcaatatgTTCATTAATCTTTAGCTCTTTTACTGAATTCAAATCATTTACAGTATATGTGTAGTCACATGATCCTCCTCTTCCTCCTCTTGCTCTTCCTCCTTTTGGTccttcttcttcttcagATTCTTGACCAGAGAATTTTTCAGTTTCTTTGCTTTCCGATACTGGTGTGAAAGCCAAGTTTTTAGTCCGATTTTTACCATTTGTGTTTGAAGTTTCATTTTCCCTCGATTTATGTTTTTGCGTAAATATTCTCCTTTTTTTAAACGGAATATATTCTAAAGAAACTTTATTTTCACCAgaaatcaataatttttcattctCTGATGACTCGCTTTCTTGCATTAAACATTAACTGATTCCAGTGTAGTGGTGTATTCTGCAAATCATACTATATTTTCAAGTTATGGGTGAGGTTTCTAAGAGATCGCATGTTATTCTCATCCAtgaaattgtaaaatatcataTTTCTAGAATTACCCCTGAAACCAATCACCTTTTATCTGACAATTACGATCCTTCTTCTCAAGATACACATTCTTCTATAAACGAATCATTAGAGGATCATGGCTACGATCTAGGCTTGAAAATAGTTTCAAGGTATTATTTAATCTCGAAATATGATATTTAAGGCTCACTCTTTCCATGGGTCCCATCCACGACCCTAACAAATGCATGGTTTTTATATGTCGTCAACTCTGGACTTACTTATTCGGCAAACAGGCCAAGAGACTCCAGTCTAATAGCCAGGTAAACAATAcatttatacatttttcTTGAAATTGTTAGGGTATATATGTTGTTTTTTCCGAGGACCTCTACTGGATGGATAACCTAGAGTTCAACTACTCTACTCGTAACAACTCAACTGAAAAGCCTTCAATTGAGACTTACAGACAGTTTTACTTGTCCTTTATTTCCGGTGTTTTAAAGGGTTCTCTGAAATCGCTCGGGTTCCCCTGTTCAGTTTTTGGAGAGGatgaaaatatatgttagtcactattatataattcatatACACTCATTTTAGTCAAATTTACCATTCGGCTTGCTTCTTAACAgttgttttaataaaattattctctGTGATTCGCTTTTTTTAACCCTATAATGTACTATAATTACACTCTATTACCATTCTTCCTTGCGTATCTTTATATACTTGTATCCCAGAATATTCATGTGCCGTTCAGTCATATTGACTGAACCCAAAAATGAACCCGTTAGTGGACACACTGATCCCtttgataaaatatcaaTACACATATTCCTGAACATATTAATGGaatgtaaatttttatacccGTCAATAACGGTATCCGGCACGTAAGGTCCAACCTTTCGTCCGA encodes the following:
- a CDS encoding cyclin-dependent protein kinase, PHO85 homologue, putative (S/T protein kinase), which encodes MSKISLNNSLSSNSGLPYNFDNQPPKKNSFSTVLDRDDHIFDDAVDNYLSKYDNSSSYIDSYDPNWFRIESNLKAANIADLLTFSKKIGKGVYGDVFLCYLRNEPSKRFAVKRVKQATFPVINIFGLEQNTIKELHALRSLKRPHTNIVRLYDYCSAIENSPVPNPQPGQSPSETSLVFYLIFELCDMDLSNFIKENNDRYKDHQIDLITCVVNQSKTNDFRVQDIINYSQNVYLKEKVKNNTQKKGKIPLPGLEEDIAKVIMYQILQGLAYLHSNRIIHRDIKPQNILLKNLTPITDYRQVKIADLGLSTIVPARYLSSMTEEVITLLYRPPELLLGDCKYTTSVDIWSAAVTVGECLLGKPMFRGRTEFSVLMRIISTVGCSPISEVQNLSKQFKYLTESIPHIERDPYDSLRKIFTDHFGRQLISETGLDLFVKMLKFLPSDRITAKEALKHAWFSDVSRLLKPSVVKKYQSNENIFPRGYNDMMPLTFMGNVEEFKKKIRKKQRLDTVSVDSYVTQFTFP
- a CDS encoding thymidylate kinase, putative (chr2.C.cand.342 - thymidylate kinase); this translates as MESETVLRGKLIVFEGIDRSGKSTQINLLSQKLSEENIKNEVLSFPYKTTPTGKLLREYLRNRDESIPKQALHLLFSANRWEVMNRIIKLLKSGTHVITDRYAFSGIAYSVGAEVRLLFYQVFPQGLDFNWCLIPDTGIVEPDVVFYMDLAPECSSARGNFGSEIYENLEHMENVYEVFKRFGNLSYWNIIKAHDDQKQIHHKIYSIAKKCQFF
- a CDS encoding uncharacterized protein (chr2.C.cand.343 - hypothetical protein, some similarity to S. pombe nucleoporin), coding for MSSLFNQNQNPQVNTGGGFLGSTYNFLNNPGTGLNNPPGYQNVGLGNFPQQQVLDSRSSVRQLTTLIPEWKGHFDLADVLMTSQEQHLNNVSMMVSQLYELYSKFQTTFDYVKTSLNDINLQQDKLNEDLNERLKCQDLQNLVTIKSRRLCENVINKRGTNDMSSVFRIPNHINVQLSRELYERVRQFRSEVEYIQNEVQLLKEIDVFQAPNFIESVLNSHKVRIKTLGDMLSNHLKRAEKSLNKDLKSHLWSGISYEPSVLRSDFLNAIGLDKPKPPEPDTSQNSEVKKQIRYLRNFNSSYNDPNFPYLKDYGYNIKDLLTNFVPNQNVSLQGVNMATPNTSSLFGTSQFGSSNLTTPFGTTAGTSQPGGLFGSSQPVTTQPTGLFGNTGSGLFGASTGLGATTGLGSTSATTGTGLFGSTTDPGSTTGITGSGLFGSTTNQTATTQPGGLFGSNTGTTTGTGLFGSTTSLGTTTGTTTGSGLFGSTSGTTGTGFGNTGSSGTGLFGSNTSTTGTSQPGGLFGTTQTGTTGTGLFGSTTGTTGSGLFGNTTGLGSTTGTTTGSGLFGSTNTSSAFGTTGTTGTGLFGSTNTTTGSAFGNTNTGTFGATNTGTGFSSSTTSGLFGNTSTSSGFCTNTGTSFGTGGSSLFGSNQQKSTGTALAIYNPNPNTGLGSFNRT
- a CDS encoding 60S ribosomal protein L27a, putative (chr2.cand.161 - 60S ribosomal protein l27a) gives rise to the protein MTTRFKKSRKLRGHVSAGHGRVGKHRKHPGGRGKAGGDSHHRILFDKFHPGYFGKVGMRHFHKLRNQYFMRTVNVNQLWDLVPEETRKEYADKPDMAPVLDVMQSGYFKVLGTGNMPPRPLVVKARLFSKTAERKIKEAGGACVLVA
- a CDS encoding RNA helicase, putative (2 probable transmembrane helices predicted for TA12495 by TMHMM2.0), with amino-acid sequence MQESESSENEKLLISGENKVSLEYIPFKKRRIFTQKHKSRENETSNTNGKNRTKNLAFTPVSESKETEKFSGQESEEEEGPKGGRARGGRGGSCDYTYTVNDLNSVKELKINEHIEIKNDNITGSVTGSINFTNVPDKDLPKATVYGSPIDSIYKIPFKYLAVDSNVVDSIRNALLIDVSGDQVPPPILNFEDMKLPKPILKALNHKKIFEPTKIQMQALPSVLLGRDVIGVSSTGTGKTLVFVIPMIMQSWEIELRLPIESREGPFGLVICPSRELASQISDITKYFTGYIYNYGGPKLYCSCVIGGTDIKDQEFTIKSGVHMVIATPGRLNYFLNSRIINLTQCRYLCFDEADRTIDLGFDTEINGIFNHFNNQHQTLLFSATMSIKIQEFAKSALTNPILVNVGLPGSPNKNVKQLLILVPKESKLPMLLQCLKKTPPPVLIFCENKADVEIINEYLILKGVEVSAIHGGLSQEERMESISDFKNHKKDVLIGTDVASKGLDFPSIHHVINFDLPRDVENYVHRIGRTGRRGERGLATTLLDGSEDNNSLGNLKSILIESEEEIPEFLKNIHETQESRGFKEAGHRISKCPRFESQLNKQILRKEVFTKIMELYINL
- a CDS encoding uncharacterized protein (chr2.C.cand.344 - hypothetical protein), which codes for MGEVSKRSHVILIHEIVKYHISRITPETNHLLSDNYDPSSQDTHSSINESLEDHGYDLGLKIVSRLTLSMGPIHDPNKCMVFICRQLWTYLFGKQAKRLQSNSQGIYVVFSEDLYWMDNLEFNYSTRNNSTEKPSIETYRQFYLSFISGVLKGSLKSLGFPCSVFGEDENIC